One window of Flexistipes sp. genomic DNA carries:
- the hemC gene encoding hydroxymethylbilane synthase, whose product MKKLTIATRSSQLAVWQADFIKNEINKKYPDVTIELKKIKTKGDKILDTPLAKIGGKGLFVKEVENALYEKEADIAVHSMKDVPSEMPEGMELYVTPKRETPFDAFLSINYNSIDELPNGAVVGTSSLRRMVQIRKRRPDLQIENLRGNINTRIKKLEDGMYDAIVLAKAGLVRVGFFQHLKQTLTEDIMIPAVCQGTLGIEVREDDMESKELLKFFYDEETYIRTKAERAFLKTLEGGCQVPIAGYSILNGSKLKLMGMVSSLDAKEYIYREVEDSVENAESMGISLAKEILNAGGREILANIYHEE is encoded by the coding sequence ATGAAAAAACTTACCATTGCAACGAGAAGCAGCCAACTGGCCGTATGGCAGGCTGATTTTATCAAAAACGAAATTAACAAAAAATATCCAGATGTAACCATTGAACTTAAAAAAATAAAAACAAAAGGGGACAAAATCCTGGATACACCTCTGGCTAAGATAGGAGGTAAAGGGCTTTTTGTAAAAGAAGTGGAAAATGCGCTTTACGAAAAGGAAGCAGATATAGCAGTTCACAGTATGAAGGATGTACCCAGCGAAATGCCCGAAGGTATGGAACTTTACGTTACACCGAAAAGGGAAACACCTTTTGATGCTTTTCTTTCCATCAACTATAACAGTATCGATGAACTCCCCAATGGGGCCGTTGTGGGCACAAGCAGTCTGAGAAGAATGGTTCAGATAAGAAAACGCAGGCCTGATTTACAGATAGAAAACCTGCGCGGCAATATAAATACACGCATCAAAAAGCTTGAAGACGGCATGTACGATGCAATAGTACTGGCAAAAGCTGGATTGGTAAGAGTCGGTTTTTTCCAGCACCTCAAACAGACTTTAACCGAAGACATAATGATACCGGCGGTTTGCCAGGGGACACTCGGAATAGAAGTAAGAGAGGACGACATGGAGTCCAAGGAATTGCTGAAGTTTTTTTACGATGAGGAAACGTATATCAGGACAAAAGCTGAAAGAGCTTTCTTAAAAACGTTGGAAGGCGGCTGTCAGGTTCCCATCGCCGGCTACTCCATCTTAAACGGCAGTAAACTCAAACTGATGGGAATGGTTTCATCTCTGGACGCAAAAGAATATATCTACAGAGAAGTTGAAGATAGCGTGGAGAATGCTGAATCTATGGGAATAAGCCTCGCAAAGGAAATTTTAAATGCAGGCGGAAGGGAAATTTTGGCCAACATATACCATGAAGAATAG
- a CDS encoding uroporphyrinogen-III synthase — protein sequence MKNSEKLLNRILITRQPEQSAEFVNLLSSRGLYPFILPMIETVPVECEIKNKAFDYLIFTSSNAFNYFKKYINSVKFGKIAAVGKKTAEAIEREGFDVNLIPEDYSGEGLAKKFMNREINGMKFLIPGPKKTSNTLKNFLISKKTIVETPVVYETIGIQYPRGFISGFIQENFIDCITFASPSAARSFLSQTKMPDTVKETVVIGRTTFSYLQENGINAVYPNKYTVNDMVELICKINDEKNKLSGGTL from the coding sequence ATGAAGAATAGTGAAAAACTCCTCAACAGAATCCTTATAACCCGCCAGCCGGAACAGTCCGCGGAGTTCGTCAATCTGCTTTCTTCCCGCGGTTTGTACCCGTTCATTCTGCCTATGATTGAAACTGTACCGGTTGAATGTGAAATTAAAAACAAGGCATTTGATTACCTTATCTTCACCAGCTCCAACGCATTTAACTATTTTAAGAAATATATCAACAGTGTAAAATTCGGTAAAATAGCTGCAGTGGGCAAAAAAACCGCCGAAGCAATAGAAAGGGAAGGTTTTGATGTAAATTTAATCCCGGAGGATTACAGCGGAGAAGGTCTTGCAAAAAAGTTTATGAACAGGGAAATCAACGGAATGAAGTTTCTTATCCCCGGCCCTAAAAAAACGAGTAACACATTGAAAAATTTTTTGATATCAAAAAAAACAATAGTTGAGACACCTGTTGTTTATGAAACAATAGGCATACAATACCCCCGGGGATTTATTTCCGGTTTTATTCAGGAAAATTTTATAGACTGCATCACTTTTGCTTCCCCTTCAGCAGCCCGAAGTTTTCTTTCACAGACAAAAATGCCAGATACAGTAAAGGAAACTGTGGTTATCGGCAGGACAACATTCAGTTATCTTCAGGAAAACGGTATAAATGCTGTATACCCAAATAAATACACTGTGAATGATATGGTTGAATTGATATGCAAAATTAATGATGAAAAAAATAAACTATCAGGAGGAACATTATGA
- the hemB gene encoding porphobilinogen synthase → MNFPVIRPRRLRKNETIRKMVRETKLSLDDLIYPMFVVEKPNVKKEIPSMPGIYQMCIENTVKECIQLEKLGVPAVILFGIPEHKDSKGSEAYNENGVIQKAVKAIKENTSNLYVITDVCMCEYTDHGHCGIIKDKDVDNDETLKVLSMEALTHAKAGVDMVAPSDMMDGRVEAIRDILDDNGFHNTPIMSYSAKYASAYYGPFRDAAESVPQFGDRRTYQMDPPNRLEAIREAELDIAEGADIIMVKPALSYLDIIRDMKEHYNMPLAAYNVSGEYSMIMNAIEKGYFEKEKVIPETLTSMKRAGADLILTYFAKTYAEMM, encoded by the coding sequence ATGAACTTCCCCGTTATCAGACCAAGAAGATTAAGAAAAAATGAGACGATAAGAAAAATGGTGAGAGAAACAAAATTGAGTCTGGATGATCTTATATACCCAATGTTTGTTGTGGAAAAGCCCAATGTAAAAAAAGAAATTCCCTCAATGCCGGGAATCTATCAGATGTGCATAGAAAATACCGTAAAGGAATGCATCCAGCTGGAAAAACTCGGCGTGCCCGCAGTTATCCTCTTCGGTATTCCGGAACACAAGGACAGCAAAGGATCTGAGGCATACAACGAAAACGGTGTGATTCAAAAGGCTGTCAAAGCCATTAAGGAAAATACGTCAAATTTGTATGTAATAACCGATGTCTGTATGTGCGAGTACACAGACCACGGGCACTGTGGAATAATAAAAGACAAAGATGTTGACAACGACGAAACATTGAAAGTTTTAAGTATGGAAGCTCTGACACACGCAAAAGCCGGTGTGGATATGGTTGCTCCCAGTGACATGATGGACGGAAGGGTCGAGGCAATAAGGGATATACTGGATGATAACGGATTTCACAACACTCCCATAATGAGCTATTCAGCCAAATACGCCTCAGCATACTACGGTCCTTTCCGTGATGCAGCAGAAAGTGTCCCGCAATTCGGTGACAGGAGAACTTATCAGATGGATCCCCCAAACAGGCTGGAGGCAATAAGAGAAGCCGAACTGGATATAGCCGAAGGTGCAGACATTATAATGGTAAAACCTGCACTCTCATATCTGGATATTATCAGAGATATGAAAGAGCATTACAATATGCCTTTAGCCGCATACAATGTAAGTGGCGAATACTCCATGATTATGAATGCTATTGAAAAGGGATATTTTGAAAAAGAAAAAGTAATTCCTGAAACACTTACATCAATGAAAAGGGCAGGTGCTGATCTCATATTGACGTATTTTGCCAAAACTTATGCAGAAATGATGTAG
- the hemA gene encoding glutamyl-tRNA reductase, giving the protein MQLAVLGLNHNTAPVELREKLAVPEDRLPYFYEQILQNERIYEVMILSTCNRVEYYIVTDDFLCNVENVLQIISEENGVDYSELRKHTYIHCGSEAVRHIFKVASGLDSLVLGEPQIFGQVKDSFRLANIHGRMDKLLKKLDEFTIKTSKKVRTNTGISENPITVSYSAVELAKKIFGELKNKSALIIGAGEMCELAAKHLRNADISEIFVTNRTYSRAEKLAQEINGIPVDFERFTEYLKKTDIVISSTGAPYYVLGHDQVKDAMASRKYEPMFFIDIAVPRDIDPKINDIENTYVYDIDDLKSVVEANKKAREKEAVKAMEIVEQSVNDFHKWVESLKIVPVIKEMRGMFEDIKEMELERFINKSKIEDEQTKKLLNNILNSYMNKVLHTPLTNLKNHGTSKNKYTLIEAVNIIFNLEEKK; this is encoded by the coding sequence ATGCAATTAGCTGTTTTGGGATTAAATCATAACACTGCACCGGTCGAGTTGCGGGAAAAATTAGCCGTCCCAGAAGACAGACTGCCTTATTTTTACGAGCAGATACTGCAGAACGAGCGTATCTATGAGGTAATGATTCTTTCCACCTGTAACAGGGTGGAATATTATATTGTAACGGATGATTTTCTCTGCAACGTTGAAAATGTGTTGCAGATTATTTCCGAGGAAAACGGTGTGGATTACTCTGAGTTGAGAAAACATACGTATATACACTGCGGATCAGAAGCAGTAAGACATATCTTTAAAGTAGCTTCTGGTCTGGATTCACTCGTACTGGGCGAGCCACAGATTTTCGGTCAGGTTAAAGACTCTTTTCGTCTTGCCAACATCCACGGCAGAATGGATAAACTCCTGAAAAAACTGGATGAGTTCACAATAAAAACCTCAAAAAAGGTAAGAACCAATACCGGCATATCGGAAAATCCGATAACAGTAAGTTATTCCGCTGTTGAACTGGCCAAAAAAATATTCGGAGAGCTGAAGAATAAAAGTGCCCTCATAATAGGAGCCGGCGAAATGTGTGAACTTGCTGCAAAACATTTAAGAAACGCCGATATATCGGAAATTTTTGTTACAAACAGGACTTATTCAAGAGCGGAAAAACTTGCTCAGGAAATCAACGGTATCCCGGTGGATTTTGAACGCTTCACGGAATACCTCAAAAAAACGGATATCGTCATAAGCTCCACCGGAGCACCTTATTATGTTCTGGGACACGATCAGGTCAAAGATGCTATGGCAAGCAGAAAATACGAGCCCATGTTCTTTATAGACATTGCCGTTCCCAGGGATATTGACCCAAAAATTAATGATATTGAAAACACCTATGTGTACGATATAGATGATTTAAAATCTGTTGTTGAAGCCAACAAGAAAGCCCGGGAAAAAGAAGCAGTAAAAGCCATGGAAATCGTGGAACAATCTGTAAACGATTTTCACAAATGGGTTGAGTCACTTAAAATTGTACCGGTAATCAAGGAAATGAGAGGAATGTTTGAAGATATAAAAGAGATGGAGCTGGAGAGGTTTATCAATAAATCCAAAATTGAAGACGAGCAGACAAAAAAACTGCTTAACAATATTCTCAACTCATATATGAACAAAGTACTCCATACCCCCCTCACAAATCTCAAGAATCACGGAACAAGCAAAAACAAATATACGTTGATAGAGGCAGTCAATATAATCTTTAACTTAGAGGAGAAGAAATGA